Proteins from one Patescibacteria group bacterium genomic window:
- the pilM gene encoding pilus assembly protein PilM: protein MGLFSSASSYLGVDIGTSSIKMVELENFKNQARLKTYGYSDISVNILSSSIDKNNQLIADYIGEIAQKSNVQTRQVVTALPTFSVFNFIVSLPPMPKKDLASAIKWEAKKFIPVPLEEMILDWKILNKKKIKAKTKVPDVKLDNQNKDIDNKADNSNASLEKDKSPDLMEELNQSARELAQGVGKPGRAVTKNDTQIIRPKKDDNNYRILLTAAPKNLVARYIDIFKRAKLNLLSLETEAFALSRSLIGNDNSTVMIVDIGATTADICIIEEGVPILNRGIDTGGEFITKTIMNSLNVNQDRAEQFKRDFGLAGGGFKNIPDVIQKSLNSIINEIKYVFELYQRQGENNIDKIVLTGGSAFLPNLPGYLSELLNMQVIIGDPWDRIIYPLDLQPILEEIGPRMATSVGLAMRDI, encoded by the coding sequence ATGGGTTTATTTTCTAGTGCCAGCAGTTATTTGGGAGTTGATATTGGTACATCAAGTATCAAAATGGTTGAGCTTGAAAACTTCAAAAATCAGGCTAGATTAAAGACCTATGGTTATTCTGATATCTCGGTAAATATATTGAGCAGTTCTATAGATAAAAATAACCAGTTGATTGCCGATTATATAGGCGAGATTGCTCAAAAATCCAATGTACAGACCAGACAGGTGGTGACAGCTTTGCCTACTTTTTCGGTTTTTAATTTTATTGTTTCTTTACCGCCGATGCCAAAAAAAGATTTGGCTTCAGCTATCAAATGGGAAGCTAAAAAGTTTATACCAGTTCCTTTGGAAGAAATGATTTTAGACTGGAAGATTTTGAACAAAAAGAAAATCAAAGCTAAGACAAAAGTTCCAGATGTAAAATTGGACAATCAAAATAAAGACATTGATAATAAAGCAGATAATTCTAATGCTTCGCTGGAAAAAGACAAAAGCCCTGATTTGATGGAAGAACTCAATCAATCAGCTAGAGAATTGGCGCAAGGCGTAGGCAAGCCAGGTAGAGCAGTGACCAAAAATGATACCCAGATTATACGACCCAAAAAAGACGATAATAATTATAGAATATTACTCACAGCTGCTCCCAAAAATTTAGTGGCCAGATACATTGATATTTTCAAACGAGCCAAGCTCAATCTGCTAAGCTTGGAAACAGAAGCCTTTGCTTTGTCCAGGTCATTGATTGGCAATGATAATTCTACGGTCATGATAGTTGATATCGGAGCTACTACAGCTGATATTTGTATTATTGAAGAAGGCGTGCCAATTCTCAACAGAGGTATTGATACTGGTGGAGAGTTTATTACCAAAACCATCATGAACAGTCTCAATGTCAATCAGGACAGAGCTGAGCAGTTTAAGCGTGATTTTGGATTGGCTGGCGGTGGTTTTAAAAATATACCAGATGTTATTCAAAAATCTTTAAATTCTATCATCAATGAAATCAAGTATGTATTTGAGTTGTACCAGAGGCAGGGAGAAAATAATATTGATAAAATAGTTTTGACTGGTGGTAGTGCATTTTTGCCAAATTTGCCTGGTTATTTGTCAGAGCTTTTGAATATGCAGGTTATCATTGGTGATCCTTGGGATAGGATTATTTATCCTTTAGATTTGCAACCTATTTTGGAAGAAATAGGCCCTCGTATGGCTACTTCAGTTGGTTTAGCTATGCGTGATATTTAA
- a CDS encoding GspE/PulE family protein — MTQQELQKIFSFLQEKSFINEDQYKELAQRNFSSFEDLEKQLRRIVLISEEDWAQVKGNFYDIEYVNLVGRNIDSEVLNILPQDLSENYRLVIFNKEGNNIDAGLVDPTNFKAFEALNFLSRKQKYKVKYYIITEDSYRAAAKQYETLGEEVGEALDTAEAIFAPKEGDLDLEGEVGDVVKSAPVSKIVSVVLRHAIEGRASDIHIEPVNNQSKVRYRIDGVLHTTIVLPIYVHAALISRIKVMANLKIDETRIPQDGRIRMKIHNKEIDFRISTIPLMGQEKVVMRILETPDKAPTFNDLGFMGLQLKVIEQNIHKPNGLFLLTGPTGSGKSTTLFAALSFLNKEDINISTLEDPVEYYIPGVNQSQIRPEVNFTFATGLRALLRQDPDIIMVGEIRDNDTAELAIHAGLTGHSVLTTLHTNSATGAIPRLFDMKVEPFLLASTLNAVIAQRLVRKICPKCREEETLPPDIVEMAQGHLNNIPKEAIYGDIDISQLKFYRGKGCPHCGQTGYKGRLAIVEAINITRDLKDIVAKGYARADADAELERQHFITMEQDGILKVLLGLTTMEEVMRVSKV, encoded by the coding sequence ATGACCCAACAGGAATTACAAAAAATTTTTAGTTTTTTACAGGAAAAGAGTTTTATTAATGAAGATCAATATAAAGAACTAGCCCAGAGAAATTTTTCTAGTTTTGAAGATTTAGAAAAACAGCTCCGTAGGATTGTTTTGATTTCAGAAGAGGATTGGGCCCAAGTCAAAGGTAATTTTTATGATATTGAGTATGTCAACCTAGTAGGCCGAAATATAGATTCTGAAGTTTTAAATATATTGCCACAAGATTTGTCAGAAAATTATCGGTTGGTAATTTTTAATAAAGAAGGCAACAATATAGATGCCGGTTTGGTTGATCCGACCAATTTCAAAGCATTTGAGGCTCTAAATTTTTTATCCAGAAAACAAAAGTATAAAGTAAAGTATTATATAATTACCGAGGACAGCTATCGAGCGGCCGCCAAACAATATGAGACTTTGGGAGAGGAAGTAGGTGAAGCTTTGGATACAGCTGAAGCTATCTTTGCTCCAAAAGAAGGAGATCTGGATTTGGAGGGCGAAGTAGGTGATGTAGTAAAAAGCGCGCCAGTGTCAAAGATAGTGTCTGTCGTACTCAGGCACGCCATAGAAGGCCGAGCTTCGGATATTCATATTGAGCCAGTAAACAACCAAAGCAAAGTCAGATATAGGATTGACGGCGTACTACACACGACTATTGTCTTACCTATTTATGTGCATGCGGCTTTGATATCTAGGATCAAGGTTATGGCCAATCTAAAGATTGATGAGACTCGTATTCCTCAGGATGGTCGTATTAGGATGAAAATACACAACAAGGAAATTGACTTTCGTATTTCCACTATTCCTTTGATGGGTCAAGAAAAAGTCGTAATGCGTATTTTGGAAACTCCAGATAAGGCTCCGACTTTCAATGATCTTGGTTTTATGGGTTTGCAACTCAAAGTAATAGAACAAAATATTCACAAGCCAAACGGTCTTTTTCTATTGACTGGACCTACGGGAAGTGGAAAGTCAACTACTTTGTTTGCAGCACTTAGTTTTTTGAATAAAGAAGATATAAATATATCTACTCTAGAAGATCCAGTAGAATATTATATTCCAGGTGTCAATCAATCTCAGATTAGGCCAGAAGTCAATTTTACTTTTGCCACAGGCCTCAGAGCTCTACTTCGTCAGGATCCAGATATTATCATGGTTGGTGAGATTCGTGACAATGATACAGCTGAGTTGGCTATCCATGCTGGACTGACAGGACATTCGGTGCTGACTACACTACACACCAATAGTGCTACTGGCGCTATCCCCAGACTTTTTGATATGAAAGTAGAACCCTTTCTTTTGGCTAGTACTTTAAACGCTGTGATTGCCCAGAGGCTTGTCAGAAAGATTTGTCCCAAATGCCGAGAAGAGGAAACTTTGCCACCAGATATTGTGGAAATGGCTCAAGGGCATTTAAATAACATCCCCAAAGAGGCTATTTATGGAGATATTGATATTTCACAGCTAAAATTTTATCGCGGTAAAGGCTGTCCTCATTGCGGGCAGACCGGCTACAAAGGCCGTTTGGCTATTGTAGAAGCTATCAATATTACCAGAGATCTCAAAGATATTGTGGCCAAAGGTTATGCTAGGGCTGATGCTGATGCCGAGCTGGAAAGACAACATTTTATTACTATGGAGCAAGATGGTATATTAAAAGTTTTGCTCGGTCTGACTACTATGGAAGAGGTAATGCGTGTCAGTAAAGTTTAA
- a CDS encoding response regulator, which translates to MEDKKVLIVEDDEFLLQMYATKLDLEGFKVLEATNGLQGLKVAQREKPSLILLDLNLPELSGFEVLSQLKRDDETKNIRVLILTNYSQKDNIDRCLELGADDYLIKAHFVPSEVVDKIKTVLAEEK; encoded by the coding sequence ATGGAAGATAAAAAAGTGCTCATAGTAGAAGACGATGAGTTTTTGCTCCAGATGTATGCTACCAAGCTTGATCTGGAAGGTTTTAAAGTTTTGGAGGCCACCAATGGTCTACAGGGTCTCAAAGTGGCTCAGCGGGAAAAGCCCAGTCTTATACTTTTGGATTTGAACCTGCCCGAGCTCAGCGGCTTTGAGGTACTTAGTCAGCTCAAAAGAGACGATGAGACCAAAAATATCAGAGTTTTGATTTTGACCAATTACTCTCAAAAGGACAATATTGACCGTTGTTTGGAGTTGGGAGCTGACGACTATCTTATCAAGGCTCATTTTGTACCATCTGAGGTAGTAGATAAGATAAAAACAGTCTTAGCCGAAGAAAAATAA
- the tadA gene encoding Flp pilus assembly complex ATPase component TadA has product MPDTLIINNILNSAAERKATDVHLVAGNNPVIRVDGRLVTLTDQPILTPDILTGLAESFLSPEDREMLTQEREIVTTYSWANRSRYRAKVFYQKGYLAMSLRLISAIIHPPKDLGVPDVIIQLLNKDKGLIIITGVFGSGRTSTAASLIETLNQNKGLHIQTLENPVEYLFSNNQSIIEQRQVGKDVINFKDGLKDLLDEDVDVVLVDGLHDKGSEELILELAESGKLVIMTMDADSVVSALERFISNIPLEKRDWGRDLLANVFLGILAQKLLSRVGGGLSMVTEVLTSTPAVRSSIKDNNLRQLYSIMQTSKDEGMINFDKSLLELVRVGEISPEDAKEQSADIQSFK; this is encoded by the coding sequence ATGCCTGATACTTTGATTATCAACAATATATTGAATTCTGCTGCGGAAAGAAAGGCTACTGATGTGCATTTGGTAGCTGGCAACAATCCGGTGATTCGAGTAGATGGACGACTGGTTACTTTGACAGACCAGCCGATTTTGACGCCGGATATTTTGACTGGTTTGGCGGAGTCTTTTTTGAGTCCCGAAGACAGAGAAATGCTTACTCAAGAGAGGGAGATTGTCACTACTTATAGTTGGGCCAATCGTTCACGCTATCGTGCTAAGGTATTTTATCAAAAAGGTTATTTGGCTATGTCTTTGCGTTTGATTTCTGCCATAATACATCCGCCCAAAGACTTGGGTGTGCCAGATGTTATTATCCAGCTACTCAACAAAGATAAAGGTTTGATTATTATCACTGGTGTTTTTGGTAGTGGACGGACTTCTACAGCCGCCAGCCTTATAGAAACCCTCAATCAAAATAAAGGCCTCCATATCCAGACTTTGGAAAATCCGGTAGAGTATCTTTTTTCCAACAATCAATCAATAATTGAGCAGAGACAAGTTGGTAAGGATGTAATAAATTTCAAAGACGGTTTAAAAGATTTACTTGATGAGGATGTGGATGTTGTCTTGGTAGATGGTTTGCATGATAAAGGTTCTGAAGAATTAATTTTAGAATTGGCAGAAAGTGGCAAACTAGTGATAATGACTATGGACGCTGACTCGGTAGTATCAGCTTTGGAAAGATTCATTAGTAACATTCCCTTGGAAAAAAGAGACTGGGGTAGAGATTTATTGGCCAATGTATTTTTGGGAATCTTGGCTCAAAAATTGTTGTCGCGTGTAGGTGGGGGACTGAGTATGGTGACTGAGGTTTTGACTAGTACTCCGGCCGTGCGTTCTAGTATCAAAGATAATAATTTGCGTCAGCTTTATAGTATTATGCAGACTTCCAAAGACGAAGGCATGATCAATTTTGACAAATCTTTATTGGAGTTGGTAAGAGTAGGTGAGATAAGCCCAGAAGATGCCAAAGAGCAATCGGCTGATATACAATCGTTCAAATAA
- a CDS encoding type II secretion system F family protein yields MAIFKYRARTNDGRITEGAVEAVTENEAAELLAEKGLIVLALSETTQRQKRGLNINIGRVKHKDLVIFSRQLSVMISATVPIVQALRILTQQTVNPIFIEKIVEMADDVEGGMRFSDALAKHDKIFSNFYVAMVKSGETSGKLDEILQYLADQMEKDYDLVSRIKSAMIYPAFIVSGMIVVGFLMMTFVVPNMVKMLEESGAELPLLTRVLINVSGFMRSYWYYILFGVAGLILLFRWWTNSKPGKITWDTVKIQMPIFGGLFKKVYIVRFTRSLATLIRGGVPIASALAITAEVVDNRAYEKLILDSVDEVEGGNSIATLFVKSKLMPKMLSQMMVIGEKTGKLDNVLEKLSSFYSREIDNLVGGLTSLIEPLILIIMGVGVGGMVAAIMLPMFKVAQSIS; encoded by the coding sequence ATGGCAATTTTTAAATACAGAGCTAGAACCAATGATGGCCGCATTACAGAAGGAGCGGTAGAGGCAGTGACCGAAAATGAAGCGGCTGAGCTTTTGGCTGAAAAAGGACTGATAGTCCTAGCTTTGTCTGAAACCACTCAAAGACAGAAAAGAGGTTTAAATATAAATATAGGTCGAGTCAAACATAAAGATTTGGTAATTTTTTCGCGCCAGTTATCAGTCATGATTTCGGCCACTGTGCCGATTGTACAGGCTTTGCGTATTTTGACTCAACAAACCGTCAATCCAATTTTTATAGAAAAGATTGTGGAAATGGCTGATGATGTAGAAGGTGGTATGAGATTTTCTGATGCCTTGGCCAAGCATGACAAAATTTTTAGTAATTTTTATGTGGCCATGGTCAAGTCTGGTGAGACCTCTGGTAAGCTGGATGAAATACTCCAATACTTGGCTGACCAGATGGAAAAAGATTATGATTTGGTTTCCCGCATCAAAAGTGCCATGATTTATCCGGCCTTTATAGTATCAGGTATGATTGTAGTAGGATTTTTGATGATGACATTTGTAGTGCCAAATATGGTAAAGATGCTTGAAGAGTCAGGCGCTGAGTTGCCACTGCTGACAAGAGTATTGATAAATGTTTCCGGCTTTATGAGAAGCTATTGGTATTATATACTTTTTGGTGTAGCTGGTTTGATACTTTTGTTCCGCTGGTGGACAAATTCCAAGCCGGGCAAAATTACTTGGGATACTGTCAAGATACAAATGCCGATTTTTGGTGGCTTATTTAAAAAAGTATATATTGTCCGATTTACCAGGAGTTTGGCCACTTTAATAAGAGGCGGGGTGCCGATTGCCTCAGCTCTGGCTATCACCGCTGAGGTTGTGGATAACCGAGCTTATGAAAAACTTATTTTGGACAGTGTCGACGAGGTAGAAGGAGGTAATTCTATTGCTACTTTGTTTGTCAAATCAAAGTTAATGCCAAAAATGCTTTCCCAAATGATGGTAATAGGTGAGAAGACTGGTAAGCTTGATAATGTATTGGAAAAGCTTAGTAGCTTTTATAGCCGTGAAATAGACAATCTGGTGGGTGGACTGACATCTTTGATTGAACCTTTGATCCTTATTATCATGGGTGTGGGAGTTGGTGGTATGGTAGCAGCTATAATGCTGCCGATGTTTAAGGTAGCTCAAAGCATTAGTTAG
- a CDS encoding type II secretion system GspH family protein, whose product MKGGDKKMKNKKGFTLVELLVVIAIIGILSTVAVVNLNSAREKAVVASAKAWGSSLGPAVVLCQNEEGNISTYTAGADVCSATTGSSWPSALPQGYATVSVIDAAISDGTWEIQIIGSGHATVTCDQDGCI is encoded by the coding sequence ATGAAAGGGGGTGACAAAAAAATGAAAAACAAAAAAGGTTTTACATTGGTCGAGCTATTAGTCGTCATTGCCATTATCGGCATTTTGTCTACTGTAGCCGTAGTAAATTTGAACTCTGCTCGTGAAAAAGCAGTAGTTGCTTCAGCCAAAGCTTGGGGCTCATCATTGGGTCCAGCCGTAGTACTTTGTCAGAATGAAGAGGGTAATATTTCAACCTACACTGCCGGAGCAGATGTTTGTAGTGCTACTACTGGTAGTTCTTGGCCTTCTGCGCTTCCTCAAGGTTATGCTACAGTTTCCGTTATTGATGCCGCTATTTCGGATGGTACTTGGGAAATACAGATTATTGGTTCAGGGCATGCCACAGTTACTTGCGATCAGGATGGCTGTATCTAA
- a CDS encoding type II secretion system GspH family protein: MKNKNVFGFTLVELLVVIAIIGILSTVAVVNLQSARTKAKIAAIQAASRSVYDAASYCINVQENISYNGTNPCVGFSAPQPSPVTAGTAMCTNVNWPQFSDVALALYCNSDVGANAFRIVLQGGAVNGFPYNLIICDYNTGGPNDNKCITQ, translated from the coding sequence ATGAAAAATAAAAATGTTTTTGGGTTTACTCTTGTAGAGTTATTAGTTGTGATAGCTATCATTGGTATACTATCAACTGTAGCAGTGGTCAATTTGCAAAGTGCTAGAACCAAAGCAAAAATAGCAGCTATACAAGCTGCTTCTAGGAGTGTATATGATGCGGCTAGTTATTGCATCAATGTGCAGGAAAATATAAGCTACAATGGTACTAATCCCTGTGTTGGATTTTCAGCTCCACAACCTTCGCCAGTTACAGCTGGCACGGCTATGTGTACCAATGTTAATTGGCCTCAATTTTCGGATGTAGCCTTAGCTTTGTATTGCAATAGTGATGTTGGAGCAAATGCCTTCAGAATTGTATTACAAGGTGGAGCGGTCAATGGTTTTCCTTATAATCTCATAATTTGTGATTATAATACTGGCGGCCCAAATGATAATAAATGTATTACTCAATAA
- a CDS encoding prepilin peptidase — MIVVFVFIIGLFIGSFLNVVVFRLHRQESFVKGASKCLFCDHRLYPKDLVPLFSYLYLKGSCRYCRHRFSPQYPLVEFVTALAFVLIFYHFLPQFNFYHLAAVDILKVLNWWVIVSFLIIIFVYDFKYYLILDKVILPAALFAFVANLLLGFNPLNLLAAALVGGGFFLFQFVVSKGRWIGGGDIRLGALMGFILGWPHVLTALFLAYILGSIFSIFLLIKGRKDWGDKIPFGTFLTVATFVVMLYGQSLVNWYFSLFT; from the coding sequence ATGATAGTAGTTTTTGTGTTTATTATCGGGCTTTTTATTGGTAGCTTTTTAAATGTCGTGGTTTTTCGTTTGCATAGGCAAGAATCATTTGTCAAAGGAGCATCCAAATGCTTATTTTGTGATCACAGGCTTTATCCCAAAGATTTAGTGCCACTTTTTAGCTATTTGTATCTCAAAGGAAGTTGTCGTTATTGTAGACATCGTTTTTCTCCTCAATATCCTTTGGTAGAATTTGTTACAGCTTTAGCTTTTGTTTTAATTTTTTATCATTTTTTGCCACAGTTCAATTTTTATCATCTAGCAGCTGTTGATATATTGAAAGTTTTAAATTGGTGGGTGATTGTTTCATTTTTAATAATCATCTTTGTCTATGATTTTAAATATTATCTTATTTTGGATAAAGTTATTTTGCCGGCCGCTTTATTTGCTTTTGTAGCCAATCTATTGTTAGGTTTTAATCCCTTAAATTTATTGGCCGCAGCTTTGGTAGGTGGTGGTTTTTTTCTTTTTCAATTTGTAGTTTCCAAAGGACGTTGGATAGGAGGAGGCGATATAAGGTTGGGAGCTTTGATGGGTTTTATTTTGGGCTGGCCGCATGTTTTGACCGCCTTATTTTTGGCTTATATATTGGGGAGTATTTTTAGTATATTTTTGCTCATAAAGGGCAGAAAAGATTGGGGTGACAAGATTCCCTTTGGTACTTTTTTGACCGTGGCTACTTTTGTGGTCATGCTTTATGGTCAAAGTTTGGTCAATTGGTATTTTTCATTATTTACATAA
- a CDS encoding prepilin-type N-terminal cleavage/methylation domain-containing protein, giving the protein MFRNFFKKNSGFTLMELMVAIAVIAIISAVSVLYVRGNINDEVEMYSEALAADLRLARNMAVSRTVYNFAAPYPALGEVYPPGGYGIYIYKPSSGSSSYTIFADSGVDGADGGTSPLGYDSDKDPIIKEVTITNTDLYLDDYNAAGISHYFTFKSENEVDTNFSTDTEGNYELLLRYPGTGYPAKGYQSVFHLGEASTDSYIWTNIGIEYSTYSPPAPPPAPRDPIDEISL; this is encoded by the coding sequence ATGTTTAGAAATTTTTTCAAAAAAAATTCTGGCTTTACCTTGATGGAATTGATGGTGGCTATTGCTGTGATTGCTATTATTTCGGCGGTGTCTGTTTTGTATGTTAGGGGCAATATCAATGATGAGGTAGAGATGTATTCCGAAGCTTTAGCAGCTGATTTGCGACTAGCCAGAAATATGGCCGTATCTCGTACGGTTTACAATTTTGCAGCCCCATATCCTGCTTTAGGAGAAGTCTATCCACCTGGCGGATATGGAATATATATTTACAAGCCTAGCAGTGGTAGCTCTTCTTATACTATTTTTGCTGATTCTGGTGTAGATGGCGCAGATGGTGGCACAAGTCCACTTGGTTATGATTCTGATAAAGATCCGATTATAAAGGAAGTTACTATCACTAATACAGATTTGTATTTAGATGATTATAATGCAGCTGGCATTTCTCATTATTTTACTTTTAAATCAGAAAATGAAGTAGACACAAATTTTTCTACTGATACTGAAGGCAACTATGAGCTTCTCTTGCGATATCCTGGCACTGGTTATCCGGCCAAAGGTTATCAATCTGTGTTTCATTTGGGAGAGGCATCGACTGACTCTTATATTTGGACAAATATTGGTATAGAGTACTCCACTTATAGCCCACCAGCGCCGCCCCCTGCACCGAGAGATCCAATAGATGAAATTAGTTTATAA
- a CDS encoding prepilin-type N-terminal cleavage/methylation domain-containing protein yields MFSQHKNQIFTERHFFKKNRAGFTLIEVLISIAVLTIGIVTALGLAISNFNNNRDNFLRVTGANLAREGLELVRNVRDSNWLKIDSNNVANCGSTICRPDVGLYQTNLLYIDYLDDLPDLISRSYSCNNNLINCTTNCTSCVLYRNAQSFLDHNNTGLATNMKRLIRLQKICTDPGEVDPQDNEYLKNMTENCNAGDSYIGMEVTSHVQWTRSNGSLDYIDISEKLYNWRR; encoded by the coding sequence GTGTTTAGTCAACATAAAAACCAAATCTTTACTGAGCGCCATTTTTTTAAAAAAAATAGGGCGGGCTTTACTTTGATAGAGGTGCTTATATCTATTGCTGTTTTAACTATTGGGATTGTCACGGCTCTTGGGCTAGCCATATCCAATTTTAATAATAATCGTGATAATTTTTTGAGGGTGACAGGCGCCAATTTAGCTAGAGAGGGTCTAGAGCTTGTCAGAAATGTCAGAGATAGTAATTGGCTAAAAATTGATTCAAATAATGTTGCCAATTGCGGCAGTACTATTTGTCGTCCGGATGTTGGTCTTTATCAGACTAATCTTTTATATATTGATTATCTTGATGATTTGCCAGACTTGATTAGTAGGTCATATAGCTGTAATAATAATTTGATAAATTGCACAACCAATTGCACATCTTGTGTTTTATACAGAAATGCCCAGAGTTTTTTGGATCATAACAATACTGGATTAGCTACCAATATGAAAAGGTTAATACGCCTACAAAAAATATGTACCGATCCTGGCGAAGTCGATCCACAGGACAATGAATATTTGAAAAACATGACCGAAAATTGTAATGCTGGTGACAGCTACATAGGTATGGAGGTGACATCTCACGTCCAGTGGACTAGGAGCAATGGTTCTTTGGATTATATAGATATTTCAGAAAAACTTTATAATTGGCGTAGATAA
- a CDS encoding prepilin-type N-terminal cleavage/methylation domain-containing protein, whose translation MNIFFKKIKSQNSGFTLLELLISVSVFSLLVLVIAMIYASFNNSQLHTRASQQLLNNSQYALEVMAREIRKDKIVNFNITDVWCDTMLSNGLGLFSDCIFLEREDGQTVVFALYKVDTLNPTVLNLRYILLDCDDDYTSCDTSWSSTNNNSAVFLSGKLNNVNVSALDFIINPSTDPYIAGGEDLQPKVTIRLETEFYSTVPNEQVSQTLQTTISSRIYAR comes from the coding sequence ATGAATATATTTTTTAAAAAAATAAAAAGTCAAAATTCAGGTTTCACCTTGCTAGAGCTTTTGATTTCGGTTTCAGTTTTTTCTCTGCTTGTTTTGGTGATTGCCATGATATACGCGTCTTTCAATAATAGTCAGTTGCATACCAGAGCCTCTCAGCAGCTCTTGAACAATAGCCAGTACGCTTTGGAGGTTATGGCTAGAGAAATTAGAAAAGACAAAATTGTAAATTTTAATATTACTGATGTTTGGTGTGACACAATGCTTAGCAATGGCTTGGGTCTTTTTAGTGATTGTATATTTTTGGAAAGAGAAGACGGTCAAACTGTAGTATTTGCTTTATATAAGGTAGATACTCTCAATCCGACGGTACTTAACTTGCGTTATATTTTGTTGGATTGCGATGATGATTATACTAGTTGTGATACCAGTTGGAGTAGTACAAACAATAACAGCGCAGTGTTTTTGTCGGGAAAATTAAATAATGTAAATGTATCAGCTCTTGATTTTATTATCAATCCAAGTACAGACCCTTATATTGCAGGAGGAGAGGATCTCCAGCCAAAGGTAACTATTCGTTTGGAAACAGAATTTTATAGTACCGTTCCAAATGAGCAGGTCAGTCAGACGCTTCAAACTACTATTTCATCGAGAATATATGCCAGATAA
- a CDS encoding pilus assembly PilX N-terminal domain-containing protein has product MPDNLPNSKIKKQEGMVLIMAIMILSLMMASVVFLSRIIIGEVRMSINTGNSISSFYAAESGIEKGLYYIKFVRDFSNLDPFDNLYQYSDSVGNNQNFEIVQASSSRPTFNAYNITTTTPAHVDIIDPSGDISNIDWDPSAAISHDYSVSWGIADCFPTHVSDRLEITVYSFDENVFTDDISNARADVDKKVVLCNCSYASSPDCDSSISSFPIADDRFYRFNFRALDDTIAYLNFDLLADSVSIGIPSEMTVTSQGSYKNSRFKIKAEVPALVPVSDIFSYVIFSEEEILKNL; this is encoded by the coding sequence ATGCCAGATAATTTACCAAATTCAAAAATAAAGAAACAAGAAGGCATGGTCTTGATAATGGCTATTATGATTTTGTCTTTGATGATGGCCTCAGTGGTTTTTCTTAGTCGTATTATCATTGGTGAGGTCAGGATGTCTATCAATACAGGGAATTCTATTTCTTCTTTTTATGCTGCTGAAAGTGGGATAGAAAAAGGCTTGTATTATATCAAATTTGTTCGTGATTTTAGTAATCTGGATCCTTTTGATAATCTATATCAATATAGTGATTCGGTGGGCAACAATCAAAATTTTGAGATAGTGCAGGCTAGCTCTAGTAGGCCGACTTTTAATGCTTACAATATCACTACTACTACGCCAGCCCATGTAGATATTATTGACCCGTCAGGGGATATTTCAAATATTGATTGGGATCCTTCGGCGGCTATTAGTCATGATTATTCTGTGTCTTGGGGTATTGCAGACTGTTTTCCAACTCATGTTTCTGACAGGTTAGAAATTACTGTATATTCTTTTGATGAAAATGTTTTTACAGATGATATTAGTAATGCTAGGGCAGATGTAGACAAAAAAGTCGTGCTTTGCAATTGCAGTTATGCTTCCAGTCCTGATTGTGACAGTTCCATTAGTTCTTTTCCTATTGCCGATGATAGATTTTATCGTTTCAATTTTAGGGCATTGGACGATACAATAGCTTATTTGAATTTTGATTTATTAGCTGATTCTGTGTCTATTGGCATACCTTCGGAAATGACAGTGACTTCTCAAGGTTCTTATAAAAATTCACGTTTTAAAATAAAAGCAGAAGTACCTGCTTTGGTTCCAGTTTCTGACATATTTAGTTATGTTATTTTCTCCGAAGAAGAAATTTTAAAAAATCTTTAA